A genomic stretch from Aminobacter aminovorans includes:
- a CDS encoding lipase family protein has protein sequence MMIRTASKECVESVGRPLYLLINQSRSHPLGTFSQVRSAAMAVVAHLAYCAIGNEDRANVERATIVPSLVYQRLVQLEGGFDIVAAFTGLDFADPIIVRTRRFVAVGLLAGSELWIGVRGTVGAYDWALNARIWPRRSREANLPMFFHSGFLSETALLATKLKAAIAGHRRSASLRRIYLSGHSLGGAIAAILQLRGDLVPDMLQSMWRDPGDCYIFGAPRAVWRDGTVFLSQSFAIRRSADFVPRVPPSMIGYENFRQQRYPDGEPFYDQTPFDWWPFLKWISVLTFGKFIEGHSMERYRAEVLGSAACHPDLQPYWSRNFNN, from the coding sequence ATGATGATTAGGACCGCCAGCAAAGAATGCGTAGAGAGCGTCGGGCGGCCTCTGTACCTGCTGATCAACCAATCGCGCTCGCACCCGCTCGGTACCTTTTCTCAGGTACGCAGTGCGGCCATGGCGGTTGTTGCGCACCTGGCATACTGCGCGATCGGCAACGAGGACCGAGCCAACGTCGAACGTGCCACCATCGTTCCCTCATTGGTGTATCAGCGTCTCGTCCAGTTGGAAGGCGGGTTTGACATCGTCGCCGCATTCACCGGACTCGACTTCGCCGATCCAATCATTGTCAGAACGCGTAGGTTCGTAGCGGTCGGCCTGCTTGCTGGGTCGGAGCTTTGGATTGGCGTGAGGGGTACGGTCGGCGCCTATGACTGGGCGCTAAATGCGCGCATCTGGCCCCGACGCAGCCGCGAGGCGAACCTTCCGATGTTTTTTCATTCAGGCTTCCTGTCCGAAACGGCGCTGCTTGCGACCAAACTCAAGGCCGCTATTGCAGGACACCGGAGAAGCGCAAGTTTGCGACGGATCTATCTGAGTGGCCATTCACTAGGTGGTGCGATCGCTGCTATCCTTCAACTGCGTGGCGACCTTGTACCGGACATGCTGCAGTCGATGTGGCGCGACCCTGGCGACTGCTACATCTTCGGCGCGCCGCGCGCGGTATGGCGCGACGGCACCGTGTTCCTCAGTCAGTCCTTTGCCATAAGGCGGTCTGCAGACTTCGTCCCGCGTGTGCCTCCTTCGATGATTGGCTACGAGAATTTTCGGCAGCAGCGGTACCCGGACGGGGAACCCTTTTACGATCAGACACCCTTTGACTGGTGGCCGTTCTTGAAGTGGATCAGTGTGCTGACCTTCGGCAAGTTCATCGAGGGCCATTCAATGGAGAGATATCGTGCGGAAGTGCTGGGGTCTGCCGCCTGCCATCCTGACTTGCAGCCTTACTGGAGTCGGAACTTCAACAACTAA
- a CDS encoding putative bifunctional diguanylate cyclase/phosphodiesterase translates to MVVQSHPRPLTFQVTLTVLALAVLGLGLAAGFGLLATLQVDRTALDTERTFVVNGLKEEGEALRREQESVAVWDDALTYAKSGNQQWMTENLGAWMYSYYGHDRVYVLDDHDQPVHAMRDGQTLAADVFSEDRNAILPVVGRIRQVLAGSAGSEDTAGKAAAEDLVTIGDRPAMLSVMPLVPSSDRVAQSPGSEFVHVAVQFIDDALTGRIASRYQLKNLHVLPRLTQTITDATVPLIGTNGVILGYVGWQPARPGSSLVREAVPALFGAMAISAAVLIYLLRRLRRASGELQISQDKARYLAFHDTLTGLPNRALFEDRLRRALVNADRDKGRVALLYVDLDRFKHINDTLGHPAGDELVRQTAVRLVQSVREIDTVARLGGDEFAIILSGVKDARNAEDFCDIMLAQFSIPFQLADDQVFVSTSIGIALSPDVGADPDDLLRKADIALYEAKKNGRGRYQVFAGDMDEILLRKRRIESELREALTSGDQIRLTYQPIYAGDCQTIVGAEALLRWAHPIHGALPPGNLVALAEERGMIGLLGDYVLRQAARFAATSTLPWVAVNVSPLQLRDKSFPERLARLLEETGLTPSRLQLEITESVLLANNDTTRSVLGALRATGIVVALDDFGTGYSAISYLRHHRIDKLKIDRSFIQTIGSDDSAAAIVKALVDLALALEIRVTAEGVETEAQKERLMAMHCHEFQGYLLSPPLEAAELSAVLAGGAQPLHMAGSRD, encoded by the coding sequence ATGGTCGTACAGAGCCACCCCCGACCGCTGACCTTTCAAGTGACGCTGACGGTGTTGGCGCTTGCCGTTCTGGGCCTGGGCCTGGCGGCAGGCTTCGGATTGCTTGCCACCCTGCAGGTCGATCGCACAGCCCTCGACACTGAGCGCACCTTCGTGGTCAACGGCCTGAAGGAAGAAGGCGAGGCCCTCAGGCGCGAGCAGGAAAGCGTCGCCGTCTGGGACGATGCCCTCACTTACGCCAAATCGGGCAACCAGCAATGGATGACCGAAAACCTCGGCGCCTGGATGTATTCCTACTATGGCCATGACCGCGTCTATGTGCTCGACGATCACGACCAGCCGGTTCATGCCATGCGCGATGGCCAGACATTGGCGGCGGACGTCTTTTCGGAGGACCGCAATGCGATCCTGCCCGTCGTTGGCCGCATCAGGCAAGTGCTGGCCGGCAGTGCCGGATCAGAAGACACAGCCGGTAAAGCCGCCGCCGAAGACCTCGTCACGATCGGCGACAGGCCGGCGATGCTCAGCGTCATGCCGCTGGTTCCAAGTTCGGATCGGGTCGCCCAGTCGCCCGGCAGCGAATTCGTCCACGTCGCCGTGCAGTTCATCGACGATGCCCTGACAGGCAGGATTGCCAGCCGATACCAGCTGAAAAACCTCCATGTCCTGCCCCGCCTGACCCAGACAATCACCGACGCCACCGTCCCGCTGATCGGCACCAATGGCGTGATCCTGGGCTATGTCGGATGGCAGCCGGCGCGCCCGGGCAGCAGTCTTGTCCGCGAAGCCGTGCCGGCGCTGTTTGGCGCCATGGCGATATCGGCTGCGGTGCTGATCTATCTGTTGCGCCGGCTGCGCCGCGCCTCCGGCGAGTTGCAGATCAGCCAGGACAAGGCGCGCTATCTGGCCTTCCACGATACGTTGACAGGGCTGCCCAACCGCGCGCTGTTCGAGGATCGGCTGCGACGGGCCCTGGTCAATGCCGACCGGGACAAAGGCCGCGTGGCACTGCTCTATGTCGATCTCGATCGCTTCAAGCATATCAACGACACGCTCGGCCATCCCGCCGGCGACGAACTCGTGCGCCAGACCGCGGTGCGGCTGGTGCAGTCGGTGCGCGAGATCGATACCGTGGCACGGCTGGGCGGCGACGAATTTGCCATCATCCTGAGCGGCGTCAAGGACGCGCGCAATGCCGAAGACTTCTGCGACATCATGCTGGCGCAGTTTTCCATCCCGTTCCAGCTGGCCGACGACCAGGTCTTTGTCAGCACCAGCATCGGCATTGCCCTTTCCCCCGATGTCGGAGCCGATCCTGACGACCTGCTGCGCAAGGCCGACATTGCCCTTTACGAGGCCAAGAAGAATGGCCGCGGCCGCTACCAGGTGTTTGCCGGCGACATGGACGAAATCCTGCTGCGCAAGCGCCGCATCGAAAGCGAGTTGCGCGAGGCGCTGACGTCAGGCGACCAGATCAGGCTGACCTACCAGCCGATCTATGCCGGCGACTGCCAGACCATCGTCGGCGCCGAGGCGCTGCTGCGCTGGGCGCACCCCATCCACGGGGCACTGCCGCCGGGCAATCTGGTGGCACTCGCCGAAGAGCGGGGCATGATCGGGCTGCTTGGCGACTATGTGCTGCGGCAAGCCGCGCGTTTTGCCGCCACCAGCACGTTGCCCTGGGTGGCGGTCAATGTGTCGCCGCTTCAGCTGCGCGACAAAAGCTTTCCCGAACGCCTGGCGCGGCTGCTCGAGGAAACTGGCCTGACGCCATCGCGCCTGCAGCTCGAGATCACCGAAAGCGTGCTGTTGGCCAACAACGACACGACCCGCAGCGTGCTCGGCGCGCTGCGCGCGACGGGCATAGTCGTCGCACTGGATGATTTTGGCACGGGCTATTCGGCGATCAGCTATCTCAGGCATCATCGTATCGACAAGCTGAAGATCGACCGCTCCTTCATCCAGACCATCGGCAGCGACGACAGTGCCGCGGCAATCGTCAAGGCCCTTGTCGACCTGGCACTGGCACTGGAGATCCGCGTCACCGCCGAGGGTGTCGAGACGGAGGCGCAGAAAGAGCGCCTGATGGCCATGCACTGCCATGAATTCCAGGGCTACCTGCTGTCGCCACCGCTGGAGGCGGCAGAGCTCTCCGCTGTGCTGGCGGGTGGTGCACAGCCATTGCACATGGCTGGATCCAGAGACTAG
- a CDS encoding PAN/Apple domain-containing protein yields the protein MQVRHNTQLLEQAVNLLVKRSAIPTLEAQAAAQDRIARATGFRRLATGGAIAIAAIGIGIGVSLLWPAATPVATDFGAPSQAETAQAELPPADTPRPADPAQEIPIPTERPAPPEASAPPELPAPPEAPGEPDVATVNYTKFLNVDVPLLGETWKLTSGHYFKDEKDQSWDNAWCYTRKVVNGIDVNIDLAARLSPTARPQAPLSPAPTLASAGLDDAQAVALASHCPWLDEAKFASADFQPSFAKSREMEAVQEFVTRDGWDALGNDMLSVPIRNVSFDQCQARCKDDSKCLAVTYNKKYRACFLKSDASILVRSDEAMMAARKVLEPSITFSTLVFASDTVVVGQSYASAVADHTGCVLACAKEQACAGFNFDSKNRMCSLMSSAESSSPFRGVKSGLKASN from the coding sequence GTGCAAGTTCGACATAACACCCAGCTTCTGGAACAGGCGGTCAACCTGCTGGTCAAGCGTTCGGCCATCCCGACGCTCGAGGCGCAAGCCGCCGCTCAGGACAGGATCGCACGCGCCACCGGCTTCCGCCGGCTGGCGACGGGCGGCGCCATCGCCATCGCCGCGATCGGCATCGGCATCGGCGTGTCGCTGCTCTGGCCTGCCGCGACGCCTGTGGCCACCGACTTCGGTGCCCCGTCCCAGGCGGAAACGGCACAGGCCGAGCTGCCCCCGGCCGACACGCCCAGACCAGCCGACCCCGCGCAGGAAATCCCGATCCCGACCGAGAGGCCCGCCCCGCCGGAAGCGTCAGCCCCGCCGGAGCTGCCTGCCCCGCCGGAGGCGCCCGGAGAGCCTGACGTCGCCACCGTCAACTACACCAAGTTTCTCAATGTCGACGTGCCGTTGTTGGGCGAGACCTGGAAACTGACGTCGGGCCATTATTTCAAGGACGAGAAAGACCAGAGCTGGGACAATGCCTGGTGTTACACGCGTAAGGTCGTCAACGGCATCGACGTCAACATCGACCTTGCCGCCCGGCTGTCGCCGACCGCCCGGCCCCAGGCGCCGCTGTCGCCGGCTCCGACCCTTGCCTCCGCCGGCCTGGACGACGCCCAGGCTGTCGCGCTCGCCAGCCATTGCCCCTGGCTGGACGAGGCAAAATTCGCCAGCGCCGACTTCCAGCCCAGCTTCGCAAAAAGCCGGGAAATGGAGGCAGTGCAGGAGTTCGTGACCCGGGATGGCTGGGATGCGCTGGGCAACGACATGCTCAGTGTACCGATCAGGAACGTCTCCTTCGACCAGTGCCAGGCCCGCTGCAAGGACGACAGCAAGTGCCTCGCCGTGACCTACAACAAGAAATACCGCGCCTGTTTCCTCAAGTCGGACGCCTCGATCCTGGTCAGGAGCGATGAAGCGATGATGGCCGCGCGCAAGGTCCTGGAACCCTCCATCACGTTTTCGACCCTGGTGTTTGCCAGCGACACGGTGGTCGTCGGCCAATCCTATGCCAGCGCTGTGGCGGATCATACCGGCTGTGTCCTGGCCTGCGCCAAGGAACAGGCCTGCGCCGGCTTCAACTTCGATTCCAAGAACAGGATGTGTTCGCTGATGAGCAGCGCGGAGTCGTCATCGCCCTTTCGGGGGGTAAAATCAGGCCTGAAGGCCTCGAACTGA
- a CDS encoding amidohydrolase, whose protein sequence is MTLTNHDLVELTAWRRQLHRHPEISNEEKDTAAAVVAFLSDSGPDKVLTGIGGHGVALVYDGAAPGPTVLFRCELDALPIEELSGVAHASLVPGKSHMCGHDGHMAIVAGLGRRFGRQRPARGRVVLMFQPAEETGDGAAGVVADPRYQQIAPDFAFSLHNLPGVPLGEVRLKAGTVNCASRGMRVRLKGKTAHSSMPETGTSPRLAVAELITAFPGLGVATFADDGFRMVTVTHAAMGEAVFGIAPGYAEVWACLRTRQDDNMASLCAAAEQMVATTAAVHGLDHAISYHEIFVASVNAADAVEHLRQALDEEGIRHSEEALPMRASEDFGLFGRSARSAMFFLGAGTTHPSLHNPDYDFPDDLIPIGARVFARVADNLLG, encoded by the coding sequence TTGACCCTGACCAATCACGACCTTGTCGAACTGACGGCCTGGCGCAGGCAGCTGCATCGGCATCCCGAGATCTCCAATGAGGAAAAAGACACCGCAGCAGCCGTGGTGGCGTTCCTCAGCGACAGCGGGCCCGACAAGGTGCTGACCGGGATCGGCGGGCATGGCGTCGCTTTGGTCTATGACGGTGCAGCACCAGGGCCGACGGTGCTGTTTCGCTGCGAGCTCGATGCACTGCCGATCGAGGAGCTGTCGGGCGTAGCCCATGCCTCGCTGGTGCCTGGCAAGTCGCATATGTGCGGCCATGACGGGCACATGGCGATCGTTGCCGGGCTCGGCCGACGCTTCGGGCGGCAACGCCCGGCACGCGGCCGCGTCGTGCTGATGTTCCAGCCGGCCGAAGAAACCGGCGACGGGGCGGCCGGCGTCGTCGCCGATCCGCGCTATCAGCAGATCGCGCCCGACTTCGCCTTTTCGCTGCACAATCTGCCCGGCGTGCCGCTTGGCGAGGTGCGCCTCAAGGCCGGCACGGTCAACTGCGCCTCGCGCGGCATGCGGGTGCGGCTGAAGGGCAAGACCGCGCACTCCTCCATGCCCGAGACCGGCACCTCGCCGCGTCTCGCCGTGGCCGAGCTGATCACCGCATTTCCCGGCCTCGGTGTTGCGACCTTCGCCGACGATGGCTTTCGCATGGTCACCGTCACGCATGCGGCGATGGGCGAGGCGGTGTTCGGCATCGCGCCGGGCTATGCCGAGGTCTGGGCGTGCCTCAGGACCCGGCAGGACGACAACATGGCCAGCCTGTGCGCGGCCGCCGAACAGATGGTGGCGACGACGGCAGCAGTGCATGGCCTCGACCACGCCATCAGCTATCACGAGATTTTCGTCGCCAGCGTCAATGCCGCGGACGCGGTCGAACATCTCAGGCAGGCGCTGGACGAGGAGGGCATCCGGCACTCGGAAGAGGCGCTGCCGATGCGGGCATCGGAAGATTTCGGGCTGTTCGGCCGCTCGGCCAGATCAGCCATGTTCTTCCTCGGCGCCGGCACCACGCACCCGTCGCTGCACAATCCCGATTATGACTTTCCCGACGACCTGATCCCGATCGGCGCGCGCGTCTTTGCCCGCGTCGCCGACAATCTGCTCGGCTAG
- a CDS encoding DUF1194 domain-containing protein produces the protein MAILAGMTLAWAPPAHATDVDTAIVFAVDVSASIDPSTAVLQRDGHAAAISSPEVVATIARSRSGCIAITYVEWSSQGQMRLVVPWTSVCGGADAQAVASGIRNEGDRGYGCHTYCATSISFAIDLGVLLLESYPGHAARKIIDISANGTNNDGVPVEESRLRAIANGCTINAIALPEVIRGIPRDLTRYFADSVIGGPNAFVMPLSTARDYALALRWKMVREISQSISSPGDTMLAHR, from the coding sequence GTGGCGATACTCGCAGGCATGACGCTGGCCTGGGCTCCGCCGGCACATGCCACCGATGTGGACACAGCGATCGTGTTCGCAGTCGATGTCTCGGCATCCATCGATCCGAGCACGGCCGTCCTGCAGCGCGACGGCCATGCCGCAGCGATCTCCTCACCCGAGGTTGTCGCGACCATTGCCCGCAGCCGCAGCGGCTGCATCGCCATCACCTATGTCGAATGGTCGAGCCAGGGACAAATGCGCCTGGTGGTGCCGTGGACAAGCGTCTGCGGCGGCGCGGACGCGCAAGCTGTCGCATCCGGCATCCGCAACGAGGGCGACAGGGGTTATGGATGTCATACCTACTGTGCGACATCCATTTCGTTCGCAATCGATCTGGGCGTTCTGCTGCTTGAGAGCTACCCTGGGCATGCCGCCCGCAAGATCATCGACATCTCGGCCAATGGCACCAACAACGATGGCGTGCCGGTTGAAGAAAGCCGGCTGCGGGCGATCGCCAATGGCTGCACGATCAACGCAATCGCTCTGCCGGAAGTGATACGCGGCATTCCACGCGATCTCACCCGGTATTTCGCCGACAGTGTGATTGGCGGTCCAAACGCCTTCGTCATGCCGCTGTCCACCGCGCGCGACTATGCGTTGGCGCTCAGGTGGAAGATGGTGAGAGAAATAAGCCAGTCGATCAGTTCGCCCGGCGACACCATGCTCGCCCACCGGTAG
- a CDS encoding glycine reductase, whose product MTSAHDDRFGFASADDAPIPYMQRIRDYYLALGYGEPYRWAHYAAVPFQPLQKPLKHCRVTIVTTAAPYQPGKGDQGPGAAYNAAAKFYTVYSGDSSQDHDLRISHVAIDRKHTTAEDSGTYFPLPEMRRAAERGRTGPVAPRFHGLPTNRSHRTTLEVDCAEIVTRCRSDAVDAAILVANCPVCHQSVSLAARALESNGIATVVMGCAKDIVEFVGVPRFVFSDFPLGNAAGRPNDPASQAATLQLALDVLERAPAARTTVQSPLVWGASPDWKLDYQNVDRISAEEIARRRAEFDKAKALARTLRENAKPDPSAVPTHDPLA is encoded by the coding sequence ATGACGAGCGCGCATGACGACAGGTTCGGTTTCGCGTCTGCCGATGATGCGCCGATCCCTTACATGCAACGAATCCGCGATTATTATCTGGCGCTTGGCTATGGCGAGCCATACCGGTGGGCACACTATGCCGCCGTGCCGTTTCAACCGCTGCAAAAGCCGCTGAAGCACTGTCGCGTGACCATCGTCACCACGGCAGCGCCCTATCAGCCCGGCAAGGGAGACCAGGGACCCGGCGCAGCCTACAACGCTGCGGCGAAGTTCTACACCGTCTATTCCGGCGATAGCTCCCAGGACCACGATCTGCGCATTTCGCACGTCGCCATTGACCGCAAGCACACCACGGCGGAGGATTCCGGCACTTACTTTCCGTTGCCGGAAATGCGTCGCGCGGCGGAGCGCGGCCGTACCGGGCCAGTGGCGCCGCGTTTTCACGGGCTTCCAACCAATCGCAGCCATCGCACGACACTTGAAGTCGACTGTGCGGAAATCGTAACGCGCTGCCGCAGCGATGCCGTCGACGCGGCCATCCTGGTCGCCAATTGCCCCGTGTGCCACCAGAGCGTCAGCCTTGCCGCCCGCGCGCTGGAAAGCAACGGCATCGCCACCGTCGTGATGGGCTGCGCCAAGGATATCGTCGAGTTCGTCGGCGTGCCGCGTTTTGTGTTTTCGGATTTTCCGCTTGGCAATGCCGCGGGGCGGCCCAATGATCCGGCTTCTCAAGCCGCAACGCTGCAGCTTGCCCTTGACGTGCTCGAGCGCGCGCCCGCTGCCCGCACGACCGTGCAATCGCCGCTGGTGTGGGGCGCAAGCCCCGACTGGAAGCTCGACTATCAGAATGTGGACCGCATCTCCGCCGAGGAGATTGCGCGCCGTCGCGCCGAGTTCGACAAAGCCAAGGCCCTGGCCAGGACGCTGCGCGAAAACGCCAAGCCGGACCCATCTGCCGTGCCCACGCACGATCCGCTTGCCTGA
- a CDS encoding twin-arginine translocation signal domain-containing protein, producing MDRRSFLTGMLAVAGVAAATSFAQPIQALPLRSTPRGGILDELDAQPEREENREQATPVNHRRWHRRPRRRRVWRRFCRHHWYRGRRVTRCYRRRVWVWYRHW from the coding sequence ATGGACCGTCGATCGTTCTTGACCGGCATGCTCGCCGTGGCCGGCGTCGCCGCCGCAACCAGCTTCGCCCAGCCGATCCAGGCCTTGCCGCTGCGCTCCACGCCGCGCGGCGGCATCCTTGACGAGCTCGATGCTCAGCCCGAGCGCGAGGAAAACCGTGAGCAAGCGACACCCGTCAACCACCGCCGCTGGCACCGCCGGCCGCGCCGGCGCCGCGTCTGGCGCCGCTTCTGCCGCCACCACTGGTACCGCGGCCGCCGCGTGACGCGCTGCTACAGGCGGCGTGTCTGGGTCTGGTATCGCCACTGGTAG
- a CDS encoding ankyrin repeat domain-containing protein → MELLSSEDAMIKLARFLAIGAWPVTKALSVIGAVPLLCLLALPAQANELGDLVRSGDVAAVTSALDKGAAIDEIDGVTALYIACETGNAALAELLVKRGADVNLPVSWQRTPLYAANKAGFADIVTLLLGHGADPNQLAKGQTPLHVAAEAGCLACVTSLVEAGAEVNALTSNGSPPIHLAKLAGHDDVVAYLNSHGAQGPTVVPISPRLASADAQAGKDIFGTTCAACHLVAPGLKVPKRANLWGIVGRQKGSESDVAYSASLKQAGGVWGFEELNSFIANPALTLPGTDMTFPGLADETQRADLIAYLRTLSETPLPLPGK, encoded by the coding sequence ATGGAACTCCTCAGCTCAGAGGATGCGATGATCAAGCTGGCACGCTTTTTGGCAATCGGGGCCTGGCCGGTAACAAAGGCCTTGTCGGTGATCGGGGCCGTTCCGCTCCTGTGTCTTCTTGCGCTGCCGGCCCAGGCGAACGAGCTCGGCGATCTTGTCAGGAGCGGCGACGTCGCGGCGGTGACCTCGGCCCTCGACAAGGGTGCGGCCATCGACGAAATCGACGGTGTCACGGCGCTCTACATCGCCTGCGAAACCGGAAATGCCGCGCTGGCGGAACTTCTGGTCAAGCGTGGGGCCGACGTCAACCTGCCCGTCAGCTGGCAGCGAACGCCGCTCTACGCCGCCAACAAGGCGGGCTTCGCCGACATCGTCACGCTGTTGCTCGGCCATGGCGCCGATCCAAACCAGCTGGCGAAAGGGCAGACCCCGCTGCATGTGGCGGCCGAGGCCGGCTGCCTTGCCTGCGTGACCTCGCTCGTCGAGGCCGGCGCCGAGGTCAATGCCCTGACGTCGAATGGCAGTCCGCCGATCCATCTGGCCAAGCTCGCCGGCCACGACGACGTCGTCGCCTATCTCAACAGCCACGGCGCCCAAGGACCGACAGTCGTGCCGATTTCGCCCCGACTTGCCTCGGCAGATGCGCAGGCGGGCAAGGACATTTTCGGCACGACCTGCGCGGCCTGCCATCTTGTTGCGCCCGGGCTCAAGGTTCCGAAACGCGCCAATCTGTGGGGCATCGTCGGACGGCAGAAGGGTTCGGAGAGCGACGTCGCGTATTCGGCGAGCCTGAAGCAGGCCGGAGGCGTCTGGGGCTTCGAGGAGCTCAATTCCTTCATCGCCAACCCCGCCCTGACCTTGCCTGGAACAGACATGACCTTCCCCGGCCTGGCCGACGAAACCCAGCGCGCCGACCTCATCGCCTATCTCCGGACCCTGAGCGAGACACCGCTGCCACTGCCCGGCAAGTGA
- a CDS encoding HD domain-containing protein translates to MLINPSPQSDADPQKNDSIVRRAQAFAENAHGSIGHLRKYTEDPYTIHLHGVAELVASVPHTEAMVAAAFLHDVVEDVASVKISDIENAFGKEVASLVCWLTDVSIGHPGNRRIRKTLDREHIERAPAEAQTIKLADIIDNAASIRAGDPKFWVVYQGECLQLLSVLSKGDPVLRQRAASALIDNL, encoded by the coding sequence ATGCTAATAAATCCCTCACCACAATCGGACGCCGATCCACAAAAAAATGATTCGATTGTGCGTCGGGCTCAAGCATTCGCAGAAAATGCGCATGGTTCAATCGGTCATCTAAGAAAATACACCGAAGATCCCTACACCATCCATTTGCATGGGGTGGCCGAACTTGTGGCTAGTGTCCCTCACACCGAGGCAATGGTGGCGGCGGCGTTCTTGCACGATGTCGTCGAGGATGTTGCCTCTGTAAAAATTTCGGACATTGAGAACGCCTTTGGTAAAGAGGTGGCAAGCCTAGTATGCTGGCTAACCGATGTCTCAATTGGTCATCCTGGCAACCGCAGAATCAGAAAGACCCTTGATCGGGAGCACATTGAGAGGGCGCCTGCCGAAGCGCAGACGATTAAGCTTGCAGACATAATTGACAACGCTGCTTCAATCCGAGCGGGCGATCCAAAATTCTGGGTAGTGTACCAGGGGGAGTGCCTCCAGTTGCTATCAGTCTTGTCAAAAGGTGATCCTGTTCTCCGACAACGCGCCGCTAGCGCGCTCATCGATAACCTTTAG